A genomic segment from Glycine soja cultivar W05 chromosome 18, ASM419377v2, whole genome shotgun sequence encodes:
- the LOC114397742 gene encoding protein OCTOPUS-like — MTSKTHRFTTCHRHPSTPVTGFCASCLRERLAGIDSSSAESPELRRTKSFSGRTTDAPSSSAAPEPRRRSCEVRLPPLGGSLSDLFNVDDKKKKPPNRNAEICSSTTGGGIGEKERGDPVRVSGDDDGEGKTMKEFIDLELRSKKNTGRDFRDIAASFREAASVFSKRLMKWRRKQNAKRNRYNDGAGAGAGVGPIEKLGLRTLHEAQSEVGEYGIALGRRSCDTDPRLSVDDSRFSFEAPRASWDGYLIGKAYPRVSRMVRVGDRVLLEEEEEEEGEESLENGEECCPGGSAQTKHYYSNWHRRRRSFDRSNSRRKSLMGEVDELRAISNAKVSPATTELFYGAKVLITENDLRDANLKPINSVQSDNVMGSASKDDACDVAIGDDQKGLNRFHKWGRLWSKLGLMQKRREDRLEEGEYAGGGGGDVVDKPIAESWQKLRRVVNGQVSESVSQKLIRSYSVSCRDSSRTAGLVSGFVGSETKGHVFNGRQKFMLQRNRSVRYSPSNVDNGLLRFYLTPLKSYRRSRSGKSSLKSSNPTARSFF, encoded by the coding sequence ATGACTTCCAAAACGCACCGTTTCACTACCTGTCACCGTCACCCTTCCACACCCGTCACCGGTTTCTGTGCCTCCTGTCTCCGTGAACGCCTCGCCGGCATCGATTCCTCCTCCGCCGAATCGCCGGAGCTCCGCCGCACCAAGTCCTTCTCTGGGCGCACCACCGACGCTCCCTCCTCCTCCGCCGCCCCGGAGCCCCGCCGCAGGTCCTGCGAGGTCCGACTGCCGCCGTTGGGAGGCTCGCTGTCGGACCTCTTCAACGTTGACGACAAGAAGAAGAAGCCTCCGAATCGGAATGCTGAGATCTGTTCCAGCACCACCGGCGGCGGAATCGGAGAGAAAGAGCGCGGCGACCCGGTTAGGGTTTCCGGCGATGATGACGGAGAGGGTAAGACGATGAAGGAGTTCATAGATCTTGAATTGCGGAGCAAAAAGAACACAGGGAGAGATTTCAGAGACATCGCGGCGAGTTTTCGCGAGGCTGCTTCCGTATTCAGCAAAAGGTTGATGAAATGGCGACGGAAGCAGAATGCGAAGAGAAACCGCTACAACGACGGCGCAGGCGCCGGCGCCGGCGTTGGTCCGATCGAAAAGCTAGGGCTAAGGACATTGCATGAGGCCCAATCTGAGGTCGGAGAATACGGCATCGCCTTAGGTAGAAGATCGTGCGACACTGATCCGAGGTTATCCGTGGACGATTCGCGGTTTTCGTTCGAAGCTCCTCGAGCTTCATGGGACGGTTATTTGATAGGAAAAGCGTACCCTAGGGTTTCCCGAATGGTTCGTGTTGGTGATAGGGTTTtgcttgaagaagaagaagaagaagagggagaAGAGAGTTTGGAGAATGGTGAAGAGTGTTGTCCTGGTGGTTCAGCTCAGACTAAACATTACTACTCGAATTGGcataggaggaggaggagtttCGATAGGTCGAATTCGCGTAGGAAGTCGTTAATGGGGGAAGTTGATGAATTGAGAGCGATATCTAATGCTAAGGTTTCCCCTGCGACCACTGAGTTGTTCTATGGTGCAAAGGTGTTGATCACTGAGAATGATTTGAGGGATGCGAATTTGAAACCAATTAATAGTGTTCAATCTGATAATGTAATGGGTTCTGCTTCCAaggatgatgcttgtgatgttgcaATTGGGGATGATCAAAAGGGATTGAACAGGTTTCACAAATGGGGTAGGTTGTGGAGTAAGTTGGGGTTAATGCAGAAGAGAAGGGAAGATAGGTTGGaagaaggagagtatgctggtggtggtggtggtgatgtgGTTGATAAGCCAATTGCAGAGTCTTGGCAGAAGCTGAGGAGGGTAGTTAATGGACAAGTGAGTGAGTCGGTTAGCCAGAAGCTTATTCGTAGCTATAGTGTTAGTTGTAGAGATTCTAGTAGAACCGCGGGTTTAGTCAGTGGCTTTGTGGGTTCTGAGACTAAAGGCCATGTTTTCAATGGAAGGCAGAAGTTTATGCTTCAGAGAAACCGGAGTGTTAGGTATTCACCAAGTAATGTTGACAATGGCTTGTTAAGGTTCTATTTGACACCCTTGAAAAGCTATAGGAGAAGCAGATCTGGAAAGAGTAGTTTAAAGAGTTCAAATCCCACAGCCAGAAGTTTCTTTTGA
- the LOC114396387 gene encoding protein NRT1/ PTR FAMILY 8.1-like → MAEDDGYTKDGTVDYCGNPANKKETGTWKACPYILGNECCERLAYYGMSTNLVLYFKNRLNQHSATASKNVSNWSGTCYITPLIGAYLADSYLGRYWTIAVFSIIYAIGMTLLTLSASVPGIKPTCHGHGDENCRATTLESAVCFLALYLIALGTGGIKPCVSSYGADQFDDTDSAEKERKSSFFNWFYFSINIGALIASSLLVWIQDNVGWGWGFGIPAVAMAIAVVSFFSGTRLYRNQKPGGSAITRICQVVMASIRKYNVEVPADESLLYETAETESAIKGSRKLDHTNELRFFDKAAVLAQSDKVKESKNPWRLCTVTQVEELKSILRILPVWATGIIFSTVYGQMSTLFVLQGQTMDTRVGNSTFKIPPASLSIFDTLSVIFWVPVYDRIIVPIATKFTGNKNGLTQLQRMGIGLFISIFSMVAAAILELIRLRMVRRHNYYQLEEIPMTIFWQVPQYFIIGCAEVFYFIGQLEFFYEQAPDAMRSFCSALSLTTVALGQYLSSLLVTIVTKISTRNGSPGWIPDNLNFGHIDYFFWLLALLSVVNLIAFLVVSMLYTYKRPVGTLR, encoded by the exons ATGGCAGAGGATGATGGTTACACGAAAGATGGAACAGTCGATTACTGTGGAAATCCAGCTAATAAAAAGGAAACTGGAACCTGGAAAGCCTGCCCCTATATCTTAG GAAACGAATGTTGTGAGAGATTGGCTTATTATGGGATGAGCACAAACCTGGTGCTTTATTTCAAGAACCGGCTAAATCAGCATAGTGCTACTGCTTCCAAGAATGTCTCTAATTGGAGTGGAACTTGCTATATCACACCATTGATTGGGGCATATTTGGCTGATTCCTACCTTGGAAGATATTGGACAATTGctgttttttcaataatttatgcTATT GGAATGACACTCTTGACATTGTCTGCATCAGTTCCTGGCATAAAACCAACATGTCATGGACATGGAGATGAAAATTGTCGTGCTACTACTCTAGAGAGTGCAGTGTGCTTCCTAGCTCTTTACCTTATTGCTCTTGGCACCGGTGGCATTAAGCCTTGTGTCTCATCCTATGGAGCAGATCAGTTTGATGACACTGACTCGGCTGAGAAGGAACGCAAGAGTTCTTTCTTCAATTGGTTCTATTTTTCAATCAACATTGGTGCTCTTATTGCATCTTCTCTATTGGTTTGGATACAAGATAATGTGGGTTGGGGATGGGGCTTTGGTATTCCTGCTGTAGCCATGGCAATTGCTGTGGTGAGTTTCTTTTCAGGCACTAGGTTGTATAGGAATCAGAAGCCTGGAGGCAGTGCCATCACTAGAATCTGTCAGGTGGTAATGGCATCCATAAGAAAATACAATGTTGAAGTACCTGCTGACGAGTCACTTTTATATGAGACTGCTGAAACTGAATCTGCTATAAAAGGAAGCCGAAAGCTTGACCACACAAATGAGCTAAG ATTTTTTGACAAAGCAGCAGTGCTAGCACAGTCAGATAAAGTGAAGGAATCAAAAAACCCTTGGAGACTTTGCACTGTAACTCAAGTGGAAGAGCTGAAATCCATTTTAAGAATACTTCCTGTATGGGCCACTGGCATCATATTTTCCACTGTCTATGGTCAAATGAGCACCTTATTTGTGTTGCAAGGACAAACCATGGACACTCGTGTTGGCAACTCCACTTTCAAAATCCCACCAGCTTCACTGTCCATCTTTGACACCCTCAGTGTCATATTTTGGGTCCCAGTGTATGACAGGATCATTGTGCCAATTGCTACAAAGTTCACTGGGAACAAAAATGGCCTAACTCAGCTCCAGAGAATGGGAATTGGCCTCTTCATATCCATATTTTCCATGGTAGCTGCAGCAATATTGGAGCTCATACGGCTTAGAATGGTGAGGAGGCACAACTACTATCAACTTGAGGAGATACCAATGACAATATTTTGGCAGGTTCCTCAATATTTCATCATAGGCTGTGCAGAAGTCTTCTATTTCATTGGTCAGTTGGAGTTCTTCTATGAGCAAGCCCCTGATGCTATGCGAAGTTTTTGTTCTGCTCTCTCACTTACCACTGTTGCGCTTGGACAGTACTTGAGCTCTCTGCTTGTGACAATTGTGACAAAGATCAGCACTAGGAATGGAAGTCCAGGGTGGATACCTGATAATCTAAACTTTGGTCACATAGATTATTTCTTCTGGCTATTGGCATTGCTAAGTGTAGTGAACTTGATAGCATTCCTTGTGGTGTCTATGTTGTATACATATAAGAGACCTGTGGGAACTCTGCGCTGA
- the LOC114395697 gene encoding uncharacterized protein LOC114395697 isoform X1, with the protein MFPKRFRDPKTGFHLLSSMHAKKYLKNIGLESEDYHFFKRVGKGLLCTYAVLGALWLYNNNSSLGWEKLKPRLKEHEEALKGFIAEGGMIGTSTSPKGMAESDKENFDEEAQKLWLRMKNEVKTELREKGFDVE; encoded by the exons ATGTTCCCTAAGCGTTTTCGGGACCCCAAAACAG GTTTTCATCTGCTGAGTTCAATGCATGCTAAGAAATACCTGAAGAATATTGGGTTGGAAAGCGAAGACTACCACTTTTTCAAACGTGTTGGGAAGGGCTTACTTTGCACCTATGCAGTACTTGGGGCTCTGTGGCTCTACAATAACAATTCATCACTGGGGTGGGAGAAACTGAAGCCACGGCTGAAGGAGCACGAAGAAGCATTGAAGGGGTTCATCGCCGAGGGAGGGATGATTGGAACATCTACTAGTCCAAAAGGGATGGCTGAGAGTGATAAGGAGAATTTTGATGAGGAAGCTCAGAAGCTGTGGTTGAGGATGAAGAATGAGGTCAAAACTGAACTTAGGGAGAAGGGTTTTGATGTTGAATAA
- the LOC114395697 gene encoding uncharacterized protein LOC114395697 isoform X2, with the protein MHAKKYLKNIGLESEDYHFFKRVGKGLLCTYAVLGALWLYNNNSSLGWEKLKPRLKEHEEALKGFIAEGGMIGTSTSPKGMAESDKENFDEEAQKLWLRMKNEVKTELREKGFDVE; encoded by the coding sequence ATGCATGCTAAGAAATACCTGAAGAATATTGGGTTGGAAAGCGAAGACTACCACTTTTTCAAACGTGTTGGGAAGGGCTTACTTTGCACCTATGCAGTACTTGGGGCTCTGTGGCTCTACAATAACAATTCATCACTGGGGTGGGAGAAACTGAAGCCACGGCTGAAGGAGCACGAAGAAGCATTGAAGGGGTTCATCGCCGAGGGAGGGATGATTGGAACATCTACTAGTCCAAAAGGGATGGCTGAGAGTGATAAGGAGAATTTTGATGAGGAAGCTCAGAAGCTGTGGTTGAGGATGAAGAATGAGGTCAAAACTGAACTTAGGGAGAAGGGTTTTGATGTTGAATAA
- the LOC114396306 gene encoding E3 ubiquitin-protein ligase RNF144A-like, translated as MVLLLSLVTSKTHHALSLRERFAAIVSNFTTSLSAAPSDSPCHHGARRRMVINSSTATLTDGDEKKKFPLLCHHDHDNETNKSDQSSKFFCGICLDDKPVSDMFKVGKCEHSFCTHCISKHVATQMHQNILVVMCPNPKCSMELKPEYLHAILPREVLVRWKCAMFESLIVESEKTYYYCPFKDCSVLLVKNGGEVVTGAECPSCHRLFCAQCKVPWHEKMSCNEFQELQRKIKKLDEMSPVHELDVNTLLAGYIEHFHGF; from the coding sequence ATGGTCCTTTTACTCTCACTCGTGACTTCCAAAACTCACCATGCCCTATCTCTCCGCGAACGCTTCGCCGCCATCGTTTCCAACTTCACCACCTCTCTCTCCGCCGCTCCTTCCGACAGCCCTTGCCACCATGGGGCGAGAAGAAGAATGGTGATCAACTCTTCAACAGCCACGTTGACCGACGGCGACGAGAAGAAAAAATTCCCCCTGCTTTGTCATCATGATCACGATAATGAAACAAACAAGAGTGACCAGTCCTCGAAATTCTTTTGTGGTATATGTCTTGATGACAAACCAGTGTCTGATATGTTCAAAGTGGGTAAATGTGAGCACTCCTTTTGCACTCACTGCATATCCAAACACGTGGCCACTCAAATGCACCAAAACATTCTCGTGGTAATGTGTCCAAACCCAAAGTGTTCGATGGAATTGAAGCCTGAATATTTGCATGCCATTCTGCCTAGGGAAGTTCTTGTTAGATGGAAATGTGCGATGTTTGAGTCCTTGATTGTTGAGTCGGAGAAGACTTATTATTACTGCCCCTTTAAGGATTGTTCTGTTTTGTTGGTGAAAAATGGAGGAGAAGTTGTGACTGGTGCTGAGTGCCCCTCTTGTCATAGGCTGTTTTGTGCGCAGTGTAAGGTTCCTTGGCATGAAAAGATGAGTTGTAACGAATTCCAAGAGTTACAaaggaagataaaaaaattggatgaaATGTCCCCGGTGCACGAGCTGGATGTGAACACATTACTTGCAGGTTACATTGAACATTTTCATGGCTTTTGA